One genomic window of Medicago truncatula cultivar Jemalong A17 chromosome 1, MtrunA17r5.0-ANR, whole genome shotgun sequence includes the following:
- the LOC25483614 gene encoding probable pectinesterase/pectinesterase inhibitor 7, producing the protein MAFKNFTFMKLYVSFLLSILFFVSLCVANNVPPETICKGTINPIYCKTVLGSENGNIYDYGRISIRKSLSQSRKFVNLLDSYLQGSSSLSQSTIRALEDCQYLANLSFEYLSNTYGTTNQSSNVLPTSQAEDFETFLSAVLTNQQTCLDGLNTTTSDQRVKNDLSLSLSDDIKLHSVTLALFLKGWMPANKIRTSWPQKGRHLNFKNGNLPLKMSNKARAIYDSARRHGRKLLQTDEDSILVSDIVVVSQDGSGNFTTINDAIAAAPNNTVASDGYFLIFITEGVYEEYVSIDKKKKYLMMIGEGINQTIITGNRNVADGFTTFNSATFAVVAQGFVAVNITFRNTAGAAKNQAVALRSGADMSTFYSCSFEGYQDTLYTHSLRQFYRECDIYGTVDFIFGNGAVVLQNCNIYPRLPLSGQFNPITAQGRTDPNQNTGISIQNATIKPADDLAPNVATVKTYLGRPWKEYSRTVYMQSFMDSFINPSGWREWNGDFALSTLYYAEYDNRGAGSSTANRVTWPGYHVIGATDAANFTVSNFVSGDDWIPQTGVPYMSGLV; encoded by the exons ATGGCTTTCAAAAACTTCACCTTTATGAAATTGTATGTTTCCTTTCTACTTTCAATCTTGTTCTTTGTATCATTGTGTGTAGCAAATAATGTTCCACCTGAAACCATTTGCAAGGGTACCATAAACCCTATTTATTGTAAAACCGTTCTTGGTAGTGAAAATGGAAACATATATGACTATGGTCGCATTTCTATTCGAAAGTCCTTATCCCAATCTCGTAAGTTTGTGAACTTATTGGACTCATATCTTCAAGGGAGTTCGTCTTTGTCTCAATCCACAATTCGCGCTCTTGAAGATTGTCAATACCTTGCTAACCTAAGTTTTGAATACTTATCAAACACTTATGGCACAACAAATCAATCTAGTAACGTTCTTCCAACTTCTCAAGCCGAAGATTTTGAGACTTTCCTCAGCGCCGTTTTGACTAACCAACAAACATGTTTGGATGGTCTAAACACTACAACTTCTGATCAAAGAGTGAAAAATGACTTGTCATTATCTCTCTCCGATGACATAAAGCTTCATAGTGTAACCCTAGCCTTGTTCTTGAAGGGTTGGATGCCTGCGAATAAAATAAGAACGTCATGGCCACAAAAAGGGAgacatttgaatttcaaaaatgGTAATTTACCATTGAAGATGTCAAATAAAGCACGCGCTATTTATGATTCAGCTAGACGCCATGGGAGAAAACTACTTCAAACCGATGAAGATAGTATTTTGGtaagtgatattgttgttgttagtcAAGATGGAAGTGGAAACTTCACCACTATCAATGATGCAATAGCTGCTGCACCAAATAACACAGTTGCAAGTGATGGTTACTTCCTCATTTTTATCACTGAAGGTGTGTATGAAGAGTATGTCTCTATtgacaaaaagaagaaatactTGATGATGATTGGAGAAGGAATCAATCAAACAATTATCACAGGCAATCGCAATGTCGCTGATGGTTTCACAACATTCAATTCAGCCACCTTTG CTGTGGTTGCTCAAGGGTTCGTGGCAGTTAACATAACATTTCGCAACACCGCTGGAGCAGCAAAAAATCAAGCAGTTGCACTAAGAAGTGGAGCAGACATGTCCACATTTTACAGCTGCAGCTTTGAAGGGTATCAAGATACACTATATACACATTCTTTGAGGCAATTTTATAGAGAATGTGATATCTATGGAACAGTTGATTTCATATTCGGAAATGGTGCAGTTGTTTTGCAAAATTGTAACATTTATCCCCGTCTTCCTCTAAGTGGACAATTCAATCCTATAACAGCTCAAGGTCGAACCGACCCGAATCAAAACACTGGAATTTCTATACAAAATGCAACTATTAAACCAGCAGATGATTTGGCTCCTAACGTTGCAACTGTTAAAACATACCTAGGGAGACCATGGAAAGAATATTCAAGAACAGTTTATATGCAATCCTTTATGGATAGTTTCATAAACCCTTCTGGTTGGCGTGAATGGAATGGTGATTTTGCTTTGAGCACTTTATATTATGCAGAATATGATAATAGAGGAGCAGGTTCAAGCACTGCAAATAGAGTAACATGGCCTGGTTATCATGTTATTGGTGCCACTGATGCAGCAAATTTTACGGTCTCTAACTTTGTGAGTGGTGATGATTGGATTCCTCAAACTGGTGTCCCTTACATGAGTGGATTGGTATAG
- the LOC25480425 gene encoding protein trichome birefringence, protein MAESTKHVTHLNIKSFSSVLKTRKTIAFTYAFMLAFVSLTVFLAFSPSSNASSPWFTNIFTTKTSTFDSSIFSFFFHNTTTSSSTFSNTFGNTSRSNSNTFQSSKSNTTTFKATHVGNKTQNSLNTSKDAVSTTNQTSSHVSDEFKHQKKMNQTASMKDEIHMMESLMKCDFFDGKWIKDESYPLYKPGSCNLIDEQFSCINNGRPDKDYQKLKWKPKGCSLPRLDGHKMLDLLRGKRLVFVGDSINRNMWESLICILRNSVKDKSKVFEANGRVHFKGESSYSFIFKDYNFSVELFVSPFLVQEWEMLVKNGTKKETLRLDLVGRSSNQYKDADIIIFNTGHWWTHDKTSKGKDYYQEGSHVYNELNVLEAFRKAITTWSRWVDANINTSKSMVFFRGYSSSHFSGGQWNSGGQCNSEIVPIKNEKYLRQYPPKMRVLEKVLRNMKTRVTYLNVTKMTDFRKDGHPSIYRKQNLSPDERKSPLMYQDCSHWCLPGVPDTWNEILYAELLMKQYQYRNQNQNQNQH, encoded by the exons ATGGCTGAATCAACCAAACATGTTACACACTTAAACATCAAAAGCTTCTCTTCTGTTCTCAAAACCAGAAAAACAATCGCTTTTACTTATGCTTTTATGCttgcttttgtttctttaacTGTTTTCTTAGCTTTTTCTCCTTCTTCTAATGCTTCTTCTCCTTGGTTTACTAACATATTCACTACAAAAACTTCCACTTTTGATTCTTCTATTTTCTCATTCTTTTTCCACAACACAACCACTTCATCTTCCACTTTTAGCAACACTTTTGGTAACACTTCTAGATCTAATAGTAACACTTTTCAATCTTCTAAATCAAATACAACAACTTTCAAAGCAACCCATGTTGGAAACAAAACTCAAAACTCTCTCAATACATCTAAAGATGCTGTTTCAACCACCAACCAAACCTCTTCTCATGTTTCTGATGAATTTAAGCATCAGAAGAAGATGAATCAAACTGCAAGTATGAAAGATGAGATTCATATGATGGAGTCTTTGATGAAGTGTGATTTTTTTGATGGGAAATGGATTAAAGATGAATCTTATCCTCTCTATAAACCTGGTTCTTGCAATTTGATTGATGAACAATTCAGTTGTATAAACAATGGAAGGCCTGATAAAGATTATCAGAAATTAAAGTGGAAACCAAAAGGGTGTAGTCTTCCAAG GTTGGATGGACACAAAATGTTGGATTTGTTGAGAGGCAAGAGACttgtttttgttggtgattCAATCAATAGGAATATGTGGGAATCTCTTATTTGCATCCTTAGAAACTCTGTGAAAGATAAAAGTAAAGTTTTTGAAGCAAATGGAAGAGTACATTTTAAAGGAGAATCCTCTTATTCATTCATATTCAAG GATTACAACTTCTCTGTCGAGCTTTTTGTATCGCCGTTCTTAGTTCAGGAGTGGGAAATGCTTGTCAAGAATGGAACAAAGAAGGAAACACTTCGGCTCGATTTGGTTGGTAGATCTTCTAATCAATATAAAGATGCAGATATAATCATCTTCAACACTGGCCATTGGTGGACTCATGATAAAACTTCTAAAGG cAAGGACTATTACCAAGAAGGTAGTCATGTGTATAATGAATTGAATGTTTTGGAGGCATTTCGAAAGGCTATAACAACCTGGAGCAGATGGGTTGATGCCAACATAAATACATCCAAGTCTATGGTCTTCTTCAGAGGCTATTCTTCTTCTCACTTTAG TGGCGGGCAATGGAATTCAGGTGGACAATGTAACAGTGAAATCGTGCCAATCAAGAACGAAAAATACTTGAGGCAATACCCTCCTAAGATGAGAGTTTTGGAAAAGGTACTAAGGAATATGAAGACTCGTGTGACCTACTTAAATGTCACGAAAATGACAGATTTCCGAAAAGACGGTCATCCCTCTATCTATAGGAAGCAAAACCTATCACCAGACGAAAGGAAATCGCCGTTGATGTACCAAGACTGCAGCCATTGGTGCCTCCCTGGCGTTCCTGATACATGGAATGAGATACTCTATGCGGAGCTTTTAATGAAACAGTATCAATAtcgaaatcaaaatcaaaatcaaaatcagcaTTGA